A genomic window from Oceanibaculum nanhaiense includes:
- a CDS encoding enoyl-CoA hydratase-related protein, with product MPTDTDPVVLLERAGPVATITLNRPDKLNALNKAMWAGVRDAFHKVSADPSVRCVVLTGAGERAFCPGADISEFESARANAAQATEYGKLMDAAMEAISDCPHPVVVKVKGICVGGGLEIACLADMRICQESSRFGVPVNKLGLTMGYSEIAALIGLVGKTNALEILYEARVFGAAEAKQKGLVNRVVPDAEIDAAVGETVARIVAGAPLVNRWHKKFARRLEQAAPLTEAQIAEGYAAFDTQDFQTGYKAFLAKAKPEFEGR from the coding sequence ATGCCCACCGACACCGATCCGGTCGTCCTGCTAGAGCGCGCCGGGCCCGTGGCCACCATCACGCTGAACCGGCCGGACAAGCTGAACGCGCTGAACAAGGCGATGTGGGCCGGCGTGCGCGATGCCTTCCATAAGGTTTCGGCGGACCCGTCCGTGCGCTGCGTCGTGCTGACCGGGGCGGGGGAACGCGCCTTCTGCCCCGGCGCCGATATCTCCGAGTTCGAGAGTGCCCGCGCCAATGCCGCGCAGGCCACCGAGTACGGCAAGCTGATGGACGCGGCGATGGAGGCGATATCCGATTGCCCGCATCCGGTGGTGGTGAAGGTGAAGGGCATCTGCGTCGGCGGCGGGCTGGAGATCGCCTGCCTCGCCGACATGCGCATCTGCCAGGAAAGCAGCCGCTTCGGCGTGCCGGTGAACAAGCTGGGCCTGACCATGGGCTATAGCGAGATCGCCGCGCTGATCGGGCTGGTCGGCAAGACCAATGCGCTGGAAATCCTCTATGAGGCGCGGGTGTTCGGCGCGGCGGAGGCGAAGCAGAAGGGGCTGGTGAACCGGGTCGTGCCGGATGCCGAGATCGACGCGGCGGTGGGCGAGACCGTGGCGCGTATCGTCGCCGGCGCGCCGCTGGTTAATCGCTGGCACAAGAAATTCGCGCGCCGGCTGGAGCAGGCCGCGCCGCTGACGGAGGCGCAGATCGCGGAAGGCTATGCCGCCTTCGACACGCAGGATTTCCAGACCGGCTACAAGGCCTTCCTCGCCAAGGCCAAGCCGGAATTCGAGGGCCGATAG
- a CDS encoding aldo/keto reductase: MEYRNLGRSGLKVSPLCLGTMMFGGPTTEADSAAIIADARARGFNFIDTADAYNEGESERVVGRTLKADRDWWVLATKLANAMGPGPNERGLSRRWVLQAAEASLKRLGTDYIDILYLHKEDLSTPLDETVRALEMLVRDGKIRHFGLSNFRSWRVAEICRLADAAGIDRPVVSQPYYNAMNRMPEVEHLPACNYYGLGVVPYSPLARGILTGKYLPDSPPPNDSRAARQDKRMMQTEWRRESMVIAQTLKAHAEKKGTTAIGFAVNWVLNNKFVTATIAGPRTMDHWLGYVEALSYRFDAEDEALVDSLVPIGHPSTPGYSDPSYPIEGRVVRTEG, from the coding sequence ATGGAATACCGCAATCTTGGCCGCAGCGGGCTGAAGGTCTCGCCGCTTTGCCTGGGCACCATGATGTTCGGCGGCCCGACGACCGAGGCGGATTCCGCCGCCATTATCGCCGACGCCCGCGCGCGCGGATTCAATTTCATCGATACCGCCGACGCCTATAATGAGGGCGAATCGGAGCGGGTCGTCGGCCGGACCCTGAAGGCTGACCGCGACTGGTGGGTGCTGGCAACCAAGCTGGCCAATGCGATGGGGCCGGGCCCGAACGAGCGCGGTCTGTCGCGGCGCTGGGTGCTGCAGGCGGCGGAGGCCAGCCTGAAGCGCCTCGGCACCGACTACATCGACATCCTCTATCTGCATAAGGAGGACCTTTCCACGCCGCTGGACGAGACCGTCCGCGCGCTGGAGATGCTGGTGCGCGATGGCAAGATCCGCCATTTCGGCCTGTCGAATTTCCGCTCCTGGCGTGTCGCCGAGATCTGCCGTCTGGCGGACGCGGCCGGCATCGACCGCCCGGTGGTCAGCCAGCCCTATTACAACGCCATGAACCGCATGCCGGAGGTCGAGCATCTGCCGGCCTGCAATTATTACGGGCTGGGCGTGGTGCCCTACAGCCCGCTGGCGCGCGGCATCCTGACCGGCAAATACCTGCCGGATTCGCCGCCGCCGAACGACAGCCGCGCGGCACGCCAGGACAAGCGCATGATGCAGACTGAATGGCGGCGCGAATCCATGGTCATCGCGCAGACCCTGAAGGCCCATGCCGAGAAGAAGGGCACTACCGCCATCGGCTTCGCGGTCAACTGGGTGCTGAACAACAAGTTCGTCACCGCCACCATCGCCGGGCCGCGCACCATGGACCACTGGCTGGGCTATGTGGAGGCGCTGTCCTACCGCTTCGACGCCGAGGATGAGGCGCTGGTGGACAGCCTGGTGCCCATCGGCCACCCCTCCACGCCGGGCTACAGCGACCCCAGCTACCCCATCGAAGGCCGCGTGGTGCGAACGGAGGGATAG
- a CDS encoding ABC transporter permease, with protein sequence MRADTALAPAMESPARLVWRRFCRHRLALASLVLLVLLAGLALAAPLIERALGLDATAVNLFGRLAPPSPQHWLGTDELGRDLMLRLLYGARVSLFVGIVAALAAASIGSILGVAAGYLGGRLDAVLMRLADGVISLPMLPLLIVLAAIDPAKLGLPDSVAQSENLSLYRIVAIIALVGWTTTARLVRGATLSLKERAFVEAARAQGATAARIMFRHILPNAMSPILVATTLSVGNVILLESVLSFLGLGIQPPVASWGAMLTGAQETLWQRPALALYPGLLIFLTVIAFNFLGDGLQDAFDPRAGRGAGRGAGRCVVRG encoded by the coding sequence ATGAGAGCGGATACCGCCCTGGCCCCGGCCATGGAGAGCCCGGCGCGGCTGGTCTGGCGGCGATTTTGCCGGCACCGGCTGGCGCTGGCGAGCCTGGTATTGCTGGTGCTGCTGGCCGGGCTGGCGCTGGCCGCCCCGCTGATCGAGCGGGCGCTGGGGCTGGACGCGACGGCAGTGAATCTGTTCGGCCGGCTGGCCCCGCCCTCGCCCCAGCACTGGCTGGGCACCGACGAGCTGGGCCGCGATCTGATGCTGCGGCTGCTCTACGGGGCGCGGGTGTCGCTGTTCGTCGGCATCGTGGCGGCGCTGGCGGCGGCCAGTATCGGCTCGATCCTCGGCGTCGCCGCCGGCTATCTGGGCGGCCGGCTGGACGCCGTGCTGATGCGGCTGGCGGACGGGGTGATCTCGCTGCCCATGCTGCCGCTGCTGATCGTGCTGGCGGCCATCGACCCGGCCAAGCTGGGCCTGCCGGACAGCGTGGCACAGTCGGAAAATCTCAGCCTGTATCGTATCGTCGCCATCATCGCGCTGGTCGGCTGGACGACCACGGCACGGCTGGTGCGCGGCGCCACCCTGTCGCTGAAGGAACGCGCCTTCGTGGAAGCCGCCCGCGCGCAGGGCGCCACAGCCGCGCGCATCATGTTCCGCCATATCCTGCCGAACGCAATGTCGCCGATCCTGGTCGCCACCACCCTGTCGGTCGGCAATGTGATCCTGCTGGAATCGGTGCTGAGTTTCCTGGGGCTGGGCATCCAGCCGCCGGTGGCGAGCTGGGGCGCCATGCTGACCGGCGCGCAGGAGACGCTATGGCAGCGCCCGGCGCTCGCCCTCTACCCCGGGCTGCTGATCTTTCTGACCGTCATCGCCTTCAATTTCCTGGGCGACGGGCTGCAGGACGCCTTCGACCCCAGAGCCGGCAGGGGGGCTGGAAGGGGGGCGGGAAGATGTGTCGTTCGCGGCTGA
- a CDS encoding HigA family addiction module antitoxin, with translation MSITTTEKQAGRLPNIHPGEILREEFLLPMGLTAYRLAKAIDVPQTRLSEILHERRGITADTAARLGRYFSTSPAFWMNLQARYDLEQVEREKGPDIARIVPLDAA, from the coding sequence TTGTCGATTACCACGACTGAGAAACAGGCTGGCAGGCTGCCCAACATCCATCCTGGCGAAATCCTGCGGGAGGAATTCCTGCTGCCGATGGGCCTGACCGCCTACCGGCTCGCCAAGGCCATTGATGTGCCGCAGACCCGCCTGTCGGAAATCCTGCACGAGCGGCGCGGTATCACCGCCGACACGGCGGCGCGTCTGGGCCGCTATTTCAGCACCAGCCCGGCCTTCTGGATGAATTTACAGGCGCGCTACGATCTGGAGCAGGTCGAGCGGGAAAAGGGGCCGGATATCGCCCGCATCGTCCCGCTCGACGCCGCCTGA
- a CDS encoding Crp/Fnr family transcriptional regulator gives MDAFEGHNFSKGAVIVHEGTRADAAYVVEKGAVEVFRTVSGRELVIARLETGAIFGEMALIERRKHSASVRAAEDCVCAVVTEKVFWKLLEDANPFIRALVLTLVKSLGATTSQAIGLQSMLGMGIGPDPDEDGRG, from the coding sequence ATGGACGCCTTCGAGGGCCATAATTTCTCCAAGGGGGCGGTCATCGTGCATGAGGGCACGCGCGCCGATGCCGCCTATGTGGTGGAGAAGGGGGCGGTCGAGGTGTTCCGCACGGTCAGCGGACGGGAACTGGTGATCGCCCGGCTGGAGACCGGGGCGATCTTCGGCGAAATGGCGCTGATCGAGCGCCGCAAGCACAGCGCCAGCGTACGTGCCGCCGAGGATTGCGTCTGCGCCGTGGTCACCGAGAAAGTGTTCTGGAAGCTGCTGGAGGACGCCAACCCGTTTATCCGGGCGCTGGTGCTGACGCTGGTGAAAAGCCTGGGCGCTACCACTAGCCAGGCGATCGGCCTGCAATCCATGCTCGGCATGGGCATCGGCCCGGATCCGGACGAGGACGGGCGGGGGTAA
- a CDS encoding ABC transporter permease produces the protein MQAYIVRRLLQGIGVLLVMSFVIYGLLGLMPGDPIDLMIQADPNLTTADAVRLRALYGLDRPILERYANWASAALSGDLGYSRQFARPVLEVLAPRLGNTLLLMGTSFLLAVAIALPLGVLAASRPGSPADRIVNLFCFAGISVPPFWLALLLIMLFAVTLGWLPAGGMAPAGMQAPGFLDRLPYLVLPVITLTLASLAGLTRYLRASLIEAMREDYIRTARAKGAGEARVLWRHGVRNALIPVVTILALDFGTLFSGALITETMFAQTGMGKLIYDAIMNNDYNLALVGLLFATLVTLLANLAADVAYAKLDPRISYR, from the coding sequence ATGCAGGCCTATATCGTCCGGCGGCTGTTGCAGGGGATCGGCGTACTGCTCGTCATGTCCTTTGTCATCTACGGCCTGCTGGGGCTGATGCCGGGCGACCCCATCGACCTGATGATCCAGGCCGACCCGAACCTGACGACCGCCGACGCGGTGCGCCTGCGGGCGTTGTACGGGCTCGACCGGCCGATCCTGGAGCGCTACGCCAACTGGGCTTCGGCGGCGCTGTCCGGCGATCTGGGCTATTCCCGGCAGTTCGCGCGGCCGGTGCTGGAGGTGCTGGCGCCGCGCCTCGGCAACACGCTGCTGCTGATGGGAACCAGCTTCCTGCTGGCCGTCGCCATTGCCCTGCCGCTGGGCGTGCTGGCGGCCAGCCGGCCGGGATCGCCGGCCGACCGCATCGTGAACCTGTTCTGCTTCGCCGGCATCTCCGTGCCGCCGTTCTGGCTGGCGCTGCTGCTGATCATGCTGTTCGCCGTCACGCTGGGCTGGCTGCCGGCGGGCGGCATGGCCCCGGCGGGGATGCAGGCGCCGGGCTTCCTCGACCGGCTGCCCTATCTGGTGCTGCCGGTCATCACCCTGACGCTGGCCAGCCTTGCCGGCCTCACACGCTATCTGCGGGCGTCGCTGATCGAGGCGATGCGCGAGGATTATATCCGCACCGCGCGCGCCAAGGGGGCCGGCGAGGCGCGCGTGCTGTGGCGGCACGGGGTGCGCAACGCGCTGATCCCGGTGGTCACCATCCTGGCGCTGGATTTCGGCACATTGTTCTCCGGCGCGCTGATCACCGAAACCATGTTCGCGCAGACCGGTATGGGCAAGCTGATCTACGACGCGATCATGAACAATGACTATAATCTGGCGCTGGTCGGGCTGCTGTTCGCGACGCTGGTGACACTGCTGGCCAATCTGGCGGCCGATGTCGCCTATGCGAAGCTCGACCCGCGGATATCCTACCGATGA
- a CDS encoding orotate phosphoribosyltransferase: MTDTKSWAEITADILLDIKAIHIRPEEPFTFTSGRLSPVYVDCRKIISFPRARAKLMDMGVEKMGRIAGFEGFDAVAGGETAGIPFAAWIAERMGLPMLYVRKKPKGFGRNAQIEGEIRDGQRVLLVEDLATDGGSKLNFVEALRTAGAEVAHCFVVFHYGVFPEGVAKLTEQGVALHELATWADVLLAAERRGYTKDQLDQVRSFLADPDGWAENRTKG; the protein is encoded by the coding sequence ATGACCGATACCAAGAGCTGGGCCGAGATCACCGCCGACATCCTGCTGGACATCAAGGCGATCCATATCCGCCCGGAGGAACCCTTCACCTTCACCTCCGGCCGGCTCAGCCCGGTCTATGTCGATTGCCGCAAGATCATCAGCTTCCCGCGCGCCCGCGCCAAGCTGATGGATATGGGCGTGGAGAAGATGGGCCGCATCGCCGGCTTCGAGGGCTTCGACGCGGTGGCCGGCGGCGAGACGGCGGGCATCCCCTTCGCCGCCTGGATCGCCGAGCGTATGGGCCTGCCGATGCTCTATGTTCGCAAGAAGCCCAAAGGGTTCGGTCGTAATGCTCAGATTGAAGGTGAGATCAGGGACGGCCAGCGTGTGCTGCTGGTCGAGGATCTGGCCACCGATGGCGGCAGCAAGCTGAACTTCGTCGAGGCGCTGCGCACTGCCGGCGCCGAGGTGGCGCATTGCTTCGTCGTGTTCCATTACGGCGTGTTCCCGGAAGGTGTGGCCAAGCTGACCGAACAGGGTGTGGCCCTGCACGAGCTGGCGACCTGGGCCGACGTGCTGCTGGCCGCCGAGCGGCGCGGCTACACCAAGGACCAGCTCGACCAGGTGCGCAGCTTCCTCGCCGACCCGGACGGCTGGGCCGAGAACCGCACCAAGGGGTAA
- a CDS encoding peptide ABC transporter substrate-binding protein translates to MTGLVRLAVLLVFALGLAAPAAAKSPEVGKDELVIGITQFPSTLNPLIDAMLAKSYVLGMARRPITTYGPDWQLICMLCTGLPTIENGRAVPFELDKPNDAGGTKGIRLTYTLHPDAKWGDGTPVTTKDVIFTWKVGRTPQTGVANQESFRRILDIEAKDDKSFTLTIDRLGFNYNSINGLDLLPAHLEAAPMAEPAEYRHRTLYDTDPANPGLYNGPYRVTQVAPGSHITLEPNAHWWGEKPAFKRIIVRVIENTAALEANLLAGDIDYIAGELGLPLDQALAFEKRHGERFKIAYKPGLIYEHIDLMLDNPVLADIRVRKALIHAIDRQAIDRQLFGGKQPVAHSNVNPLDWVYDKDVPAYAYDPKQAAALLDAAGWTRGPGGIRQNAKGEKLTLDFMTTAGNRTRELVQQALQAQWRQVGIDARIRNEPARVFFGETVTKRKFTGLAMYAWISAPESVPRTTLHSSQIPSAENGWSGQNNPGFRNDEMDTLIDRLEVELDREKRRPMWARLQAIYAEELPVIPLYFRADAYVMPRWLDGITPTGHQYPTTLWVEQWRAAP, encoded by the coding sequence ATGACGGGTCTGGTGCGACTGGCGGTTCTTCTGGTTTTCGCCCTTGGCCTTGCCGCCCCGGCGGCGGCGAAAAGCCCCGAGGTAGGTAAGGACGAGTTGGTCATCGGCATCACCCAGTTCCCCTCCACGCTGAACCCGCTGATTGATGCCATGCTGGCGAAATCCTATGTGCTGGGCATGGCGCGGCGGCCGATCACCACCTACGGTCCGGACTGGCAGCTGATCTGCATGCTCTGCACCGGGTTGCCGACCATCGAGAACGGCCGCGCCGTCCCCTTCGAGCTGGACAAGCCGAACGATGCCGGCGGCACGAAGGGCATCCGTCTCACCTACACGCTGCATCCGGACGCGAAGTGGGGCGACGGCACACCGGTCACGACGAAAGACGTGATCTTCACCTGGAAGGTGGGCCGCACGCCGCAGACCGGCGTCGCCAATCAGGAGAGTTTCCGCCGCATCCTCGATATCGAGGCGAAGGACGACAAGAGCTTCACCCTCACCATCGACCGGCTGGGCTTCAACTACAATTCAATCAACGGGCTGGATCTGTTGCCGGCCCATCTGGAAGCCGCGCCGATGGCCGAGCCGGCGGAATACCGGCACCGCACGCTGTACGACACCGACCCGGCCAATCCCGGCCTGTATAACGGCCCCTACCGCGTCACCCAGGTCGCTCCCGGTAGCCACATCACGCTGGAGCCGAACGCTCACTGGTGGGGCGAGAAGCCGGCCTTCAAGCGCATCATCGTCCGGGTGATCGAGAACACGGCGGCGCTGGAAGCCAACCTGCTGGCCGGCGACATCGACTATATCGCCGGCGAGCTGGGCCTGCCGCTGGACCAGGCGCTGGCCTTCGAGAAACGCCATGGCGAACGCTTCAAAATCGCCTACAAGCCGGGCCTGATCTACGAGCATATCGACCTGATGCTGGACAATCCGGTGCTGGCCGACATCCGCGTGCGCAAGGCGCTGATCCACGCCATCGACCGGCAGGCCATCGACCGGCAGCTGTTCGGCGGCAAGCAGCCGGTCGCCCATTCCAACGTGAACCCGCTGGACTGGGTGTATGACAAGGATGTCCCGGCCTACGCCTATGATCCGAAGCAGGCGGCCGCACTGCTGGACGCGGCCGGCTGGACGCGCGGCCCCGGCGGCATCCGCCAGAACGCGAAGGGCGAGAAGCTGACGCTGGACTTCATGACCACCGCCGGCAACCGCACCCGCGAGCTGGTGCAGCAGGCCTTGCAGGCGCAATGGCGGCAGGTCGGCATCGATGCGCGTATCCGCAACGAACCGGCGCGGGTGTTCTTCGGCGAGACGGTGACGAAGCGCAAATTCACCGGCCTTGCCATGTATGCCTGGATCAGCGCGCCGGAATCGGTACCGCGGACGACGCTGCATTCCTCGCAGATTCCCAGTGCGGAGAATGGCTGGAGCGGCCAGAACAACCCGGGATTCCGCAACGACGAGATGGATACGCTCATCGACCGGCTGGAGGTCGAGCTGGACCGCGAAAAGCGCCGGCCGATGTGGGCGCGGCTGCAGGCGATCTATGCCGAGGAACTGCCGGTCATCCCGCTGTATTTCCGCGCCGACGCCTATGTGATGCCGCGCTGGCTGGACGGCATCACCCCGACCGGTCACCAGTACCCGACGACGCTGTGGGTCGAGCAATGGCGCGCCGCGCCGTGA
- a CDS encoding cysteine desulfurase-like protein translates to MTVLDLDFVRRQFPSFSDPEAGPWAFFENAGGSYVPQAVVDRMSRYLSTMRVQHGAEYDLSRRATQAVNDAADLMADWINARPDEIVIGPSATQLTYVLAQAMRGWFGPGDEIIVTNQDHECNVGAWRRLAAATGATIREWQIDPETGELELPALQALLNDKTRLVCVTHCSNIVGTINDIPAIARMVHAAGALIFVDGVAYAPHRALDMKALDVDFYVFSLYKTYGPHQALLYGRHELLAKAENQNHDFIAGSVPYHLAPGGKNQPDVAALAGIADYLDAVHAHHFPASENGFQKRSAAVFGLFARQEADLAARLLDYLNARKDIRIIGQRTADPARRAPTISFTVSGHSSLDVTRGLLPHKIAVRNGNFYATRCVEALGLDREDGVVRVSMVHYNTADEVDRLIRALDGAPS, encoded by the coding sequence TTGACCGTCCTTGATCTCGATTTCGTCCGCCGCCAGTTTCCCAGCTTCTCCGACCCCGAGGCCGGCCCCTGGGCCTTCTTCGAGAATGCCGGCGGCTCCTATGTGCCGCAGGCGGTGGTGGACCGGATGAGCCGCTATCTCTCCACCATGCGGGTGCAGCATGGCGCGGAATATGATCTGTCGCGCCGCGCCACCCAGGCGGTGAACGATGCCGCCGATCTGATGGCGGACTGGATCAACGCCCGGCCCGACGAGATCGTCATCGGCCCGTCGGCGACGCAGCTGACCTATGTGCTGGCACAGGCGATGCGCGGCTGGTTCGGCCCCGGCGACGAGATCATCGTCACCAACCAGGATCATGAATGCAATGTCGGCGCCTGGCGCCGGCTGGCCGCGGCGACCGGGGCGACAATCCGGGAATGGCAGATCGATCCTGAGACCGGGGAGCTTGAGCTGCCGGCCCTGCAGGCGCTGCTGAACGACAAAACTCGGCTGGTCTGTGTTACCCATTGCTCGAACATCGTCGGTACCATCAACGACATTCCGGCGATTGCCCGGATGGTGCATGCGGCCGGGGCGCTGATCTTCGTCGATGGCGTTGCCTACGCGCCGCACCGGGCGCTCGACATGAAGGCGCTGGACGTCGATTTCTACGTCTTCAGCCTGTACAAGACCTACGGCCCGCATCAGGCGCTGCTCTATGGCCGGCATGAGCTGCTGGCGAAGGCGGAGAACCAGAACCACGATTTCATCGCCGGCAGCGTGCCCTACCATCTGGCGCCGGGCGGTAAGAACCAGCCGGATGTGGCCGCGCTGGCCGGCATCGCCGATTACCTGGATGCGGTGCATGCGCATCATTTCCCGGCATCAGAGAACGGGTTCCAGAAGCGCTCCGCCGCGGTGTTCGGGCTGTTCGCCCGGCAGGAGGCGGATCTTGCCGCGCGGCTGCTGGATTATCTGAACGCCCGCAAGGATATCCGCATCATCGGCCAGCGCACCGCCGATCCGGCCAGGCGCGCGCCAACCATCAGCTTCACTGTTTCCGGCCACTCATCGCTGGATGTCACGCGTGGCCTGCTGCCGCACAAGATCGCCGTGCGCAACGGCAATTTCTACGCCACGCGCTGCGTCGAGGCGCTGGGGCTGGACCGTGAGGATGGCGTCGTCCGGGTCAGCATGGTGCATTACAACACGGCAGACGAGGTGGACCGGCTGATCCGCGCGCTGGACGGGGCGCCCTCTTAA
- a CDS encoding type II toxin-antitoxin system RelE/ParE family toxin, with translation MLKGFADRDTELIWLGRFARRLPEDIQRIARRKLRMLDAATVLEELRVPPGNRLESLKGDRAGQHSIRINDQWRICFIWDGDGAREVRIVDYHD, from the coding sequence ATGCTGAAAGGCTTCGCCGATCGCGATACGGAACTGATCTGGCTGGGACGCTTCGCCAGGCGACTGCCGGAAGACATCCAGCGTATCGCCCGGCGAAAGCTGCGCATGCTGGATGCTGCGACAGTGCTGGAGGAGTTGCGGGTTCCGCCTGGCAACCGGCTGGAAAGTCTGAAAGGCGACCGCGCCGGACAGCACAGCATCCGCATCAACGATCAGTGGCGGATATGCTTCATCTGGGATGGCGACGGCGCACGGGAGGTCAGGATTGTCGATTACCACGACTGA
- a CDS encoding TerC family protein — protein sequence MIELLTDPQTWIAFATLAFLEIVLGIDNIIFIAIIADKLPEAQRHRARQVGLGLALVMRLVLLSVIAWVVGLTTPVFTLAGFEASWRDIILFAGGIFLIWKATTEIHHTVEGGEDGTTEKVIASFGAAIGQILVLDVIFSLDSIVTAVGMVNDLRIMIAAVILAVGVMMFAAGPVGNFVSRHQTVKMLALAFLLLVGVALVADGLHFHIPKGYLYFAIGFSVLVEALNLAAAARRKRLKAEAAGH from the coding sequence ATGATTGAGCTTTTGACCGATCCGCAAACCTGGATCGCCTTTGCGACGCTGGCCTTTCTGGAAATCGTCCTGGGCATCGACAACATCATCTTCATCGCCATCATTGCCGACAAGCTGCCGGAAGCCCAGCGCCACCGCGCCCGGCAGGTCGGGCTGGGGCTGGCGCTGGTCATGCGCCTCGTGCTGCTCAGCGTTATCGCCTGGGTCGTCGGGCTGACGACGCCGGTTTTCACCCTGGCCGGTTTCGAAGCGTCGTGGCGCGACATCATCCTGTTCGCCGGCGGCATTTTCCTGATCTGGAAGGCGACCACGGAAATCCATCATACGGTGGAAGGCGGCGAGGACGGCACCACGGAGAAGGTCATCGCCAGCTTCGGGGCGGCCATCGGGCAGATACTGGTGCTCGATGTCATCTTCTCGCTGGATTCGATCGTCACCGCGGTTGGCATGGTTAACGACCTGCGCATCATGATCGCCGCCGTCATCCTGGCTGTCGGCGTGATGATGTTCGCCGCCGGTCCGGTCGGCAATTTCGTCAGCCGGCACCAGACGGTGAAGATGCTGGCGCTGGCCTTCCTGCTGCTGGTCGGCGTGGCGCTGGTCGCCGACGGGCTGCATTTCCATATCCCGAAAGGCTATCTCTACTTCGCCATCGGCTTCTCGGTGCTGGTCGAGGCCCTGAACCTCGCCGCCGCCGCCCGCCGCAAGCGCCTGAAGGCCGAGGCGGCGGGGCATTGA
- the lipB gene encoding lipoyl(octanoyl) transferase LipB → MADPEWRISYQSVAYPDALAEMDARVQAIREGSAPELLWLLEHPPLYTAGTSAKPDDLLAPGRFPVYQAGRGGQYTYHGPGQRIVYAMLDLRRRNPDLRCYVHALEEWVIRALARFNVTGERREGRVGIWVARHDLGLPMREDKIAAIGVRVRHWVTFHGLSINVEPDLSHFQGIVPCGIAQHGVTSLVDLGLPVTMDDMDVALRETFDEVFGAETKLCQKAQAQD, encoded by the coding sequence ATCGCCGATCCCGAATGGCGGATATCCTACCAGTCGGTCGCCTATCCCGACGCGCTGGCCGAAATGGATGCGCGCGTGCAGGCGATCCGCGAGGGCAGCGCCCCGGAGCTGCTATGGCTGCTGGAGCATCCGCCGCTCTACACCGCCGGCACCAGCGCAAAACCCGACGACCTGCTGGCGCCAGGCCGCTTCCCGGTCTATCAGGCCGGTCGCGGCGGCCAGTACACCTACCACGGGCCGGGCCAGCGCATCGTCTATGCCATGCTCGATCTGAGGCGGCGCAACCCCGATTTGCGCTGCTATGTCCACGCGCTGGAAGAATGGGTGATCCGCGCGCTGGCCCGCTTCAACGTGACCGGCGAGCGGCGCGAGGGCCGGGTCGGCATCTGGGTGGCGCGGCACGATCTGGGATTGCCGATGCGCGAGGACAAGATCGCCGCCATCGGCGTGCGCGTGCGGCACTGGGTGACCTTCCACGGCCTGTCGATCAATGTCGAGCCCGACCTCTCGCACTTTCAGGGCATCGTGCCCTGCGGCATCGCCCAGCATGGCGTGACCAGCCTGGTCGATCTGGGCCTGCCGGTGACGATGGACGATATGGACGTGGCGTTGCGCGAAACCTTCGACGAGGTGTTCGGCGCAGAAACGAAGCTCTGCCAGAAAGCCCAGGCGCAAGATTAA